DNA sequence from the Xylanibacillus composti genome:
CTCTTTTTAGACGGCCTCGATCCACACTGAAAGTGACATTTTCTTAGAAAAGTTAAGGTGACATTTTCACAGACTATTGACACCAAGGCCAGACATATGCCAAGTTAAAGTTCTTTATTTTGCAAACAAATTTATATTTCGTTTGACAATATGCAAACATAAATGATATAAGCTTGTGTTAAGAGGTGAATTCACATGCATCATGCTTCCGAATTGTTTTGGTCAGCGTCAGTGGAAGAACTGAAGCGCGGCTATGTATATCTGGAACGGGAAGAGGAGTTTGTCTGTTTGGTGTGCGGCGAATCGTTTGAACAAGGGAGAATATACGCCGACAATGGTCAATATTACGAGGCGGAGCGATTCATGCGGCGGCATATCGAGCTTGAGCATCGCTCCATGCTCACTTACCTGCTAGGCTTGGATAAGAAAATAACGGGCTTGTCCGATTTGCAAAAACAGCTCGTCCAGCTGTTCGATCAAGGTTGGAGCGATAAGGAGATCATGAAGGAGATTGGCAGCAACAGCACGTCCATTGTTCGAAATCACCGGTTTGCATTGCGGGAAAAGATGAAACAGGCCAAAGTATTCCTGGCGATTATGGAGCAAATTGAGGAAAAAACGGCCAGACCGCAAAAATTCATCCACACGCACCGCACACCTGAAATGGTAGATGAGCGATATGCGATTACGGAAGAGGAACACGAGAATCTGCTGCGGGTCTACTTCCCAAACGGCCTTGAGGGCGCATTGGCCCAATTCCCGAAGAAGCAGAAGCACAAGCTGGCCATTCTGACGCATGTCGCCAGAAGGTTCCAGGCGAATCGCACTTATTCCGAGCAAGAAGTCAATGAGAAGCTGAGGGAGATTTACCCGGATTACGTGACCCTGCGGCGTTATTTGATCGATTATGGATTTATGGAGAGGCTGCCCAGCGGGAAGGAATACTGGGTCAAGCTTTCAGAAGAGGACAGGAGGACCAAGCCATGACTATGGATAAGCAAAAACGAAAAGAAATGGCCAAAGCCTATGTGCAGACTCACCGGCCCATGGGAGTCTACCAGCTGCTAAACAAGACAAACGGCAAGCGTCTAATCGGCAGCAGCATGAATTTGGACGGCGCCTATAACGGGCTTCGGTTTCAGCTCAATATGGGCAGTTACTACATCAACAAAGAGCTGCAGGACGATTGGAAGAAATACGGCGAGGAGAACTTCTCCTTCGAAGTGCTACAGACTCTCAAACCGCAGGAAGAGTTTTTGCAGAGCGATGAAGAGCTGGTCAAGTACAAGAAGGAATTGGAGGAGCTTGAGCAGCTGATGCTGGAGGAGCTTCAGCCGTATGGCGAACGGGGTTACAATAAGCCGGACAAGAACGGGTGAGCGGCAATTTCATCGATTGGAACGCCCCTCTCTGCCAGGTTCCCGTACAGATGGAAGAACATAAGAAACTCAGATTTCTTTTATTCCCCCACGTAGTATAATAAGGACAGACTATAGTGGAGGTGCGCCATGTTAAGAGCAAGAGACGAGTATTATGAGCTGACGAGTCCGACTATTTTGCCGAAAGCCTCAGGTTTTTTGTGGAATGAGAAGATGATGATTCATGTGAACTGCCGGGGATATGCGGTTGCGCAATTTATGCAGCCGGAACCGGCGAAATATTCGCATGCGCCGAATTTGGAGGCCAAAACATTCATGCAGCCGGAGCAGCCTTACTATGCTCATCATCCCGGCCGCTTTGTATTTGTGAAGGATGAGGAGACAGGCGAGCTGTTCTCGGCTCCTTACGAGCCTGTGCGTGAGCCGGCAGACAGCTACGCATTCATCGTGGGCAAGAGCACGATTGGCTGGCGTGTAGAATGCAAGGGCGTACGGGTTGAAATGAGTTTGTCCCTGCCGAAGGAAGAAGCGATGGAACTGTGGCGTATAAAGGTGACAAACCTATCAGGGAAAAAGCGTAAGCTCAGCATCTATCCCTACTTTACAGTGGGCTATATGTCGTGGATGAATCAATCCGGCGAATATCGCGAGGATTTGCAGGGGATCGTCTGCACCTCCATTACTCCTTACCAGAAGTACCAAGATTATGACAAAATCAAAACCTACAACGATAAGACCTATTTGCTTGCCGATC
Encoded proteins:
- a CDS encoding DUF2087 domain-containing protein; this translates as MHHASELFWSASVEELKRGYVYLEREEEFVCLVCGESFEQGRIYADNGQYYEAERFMRRHIELEHRSMLTYLLGLDKKITGLSDLQKQLVQLFDQGWSDKEIMKEIGSNSTSIVRNHRFALREKMKQAKVFLAIMEQIEEKTARPQKFIHTHRTPEMVDERYAITEEEHENLLRVYFPNGLEGALAQFPKKQKHKLAILTHVARRFQANRTYSEQEVNEKLREIYPDYVTLRRYLIDYGFMERLPSGKEYWVKLSEEDRRTKP
- a CDS encoding GIY-YIG nuclease family protein, with protein sequence MTMDKQKRKEMAKAYVQTHRPMGVYQLLNKTNGKRLIGSSMNLDGAYNGLRFQLNMGSYYINKELQDDWKKYGEENFSFEVLQTLKPQEEFLQSDEELVKYKKELEELEQLMLEELQPYGERGYNKPDKNG